The segment gaaaacaatcaaacaaacaaaacaaaaaggcaaCAAAAGCAGGTgactaaaggtttttttttttttcttggaaaatatataaaaattaatttgacttaattttttaaaaaaatataatttaataaagtaTTAAATACACTTTAACGTGTGCCTTTAGGATATTCATTAACTAAAGTCTTCTTTTAATGCTAATCAAGTGATGTTATGatgtagaatatatataatttgggagCTAGATCTTTTTGGATCCATAACACGGGACCAATTGGATGCCTTCCCTATATTTTTGCCAATTTTCCATCAGCTCAAAGGGACAACTATGGTTGCGCGAAGTCTTATAATGATGTAGCTCAATATTTCAACCACAATTTGAAGGAGGCCATAGTTCAACTCAGGAAGGATCTTCCATTAGCTGCAATCACATATGTGGACGTCTACTCTGTCAAGTACTCTCTATTTACTAAACCAAAGGAATATGGTAAGCCCCATAATTTTTAACATTGAaaattatataacaaaaaattattaataattaggGATAGAGACATCTTGAAGTTTTCAATGGCAACATCCAAGATTTAAATTGCTCATCCTTCAACAAttgaatattttcaaaaaaatactgAGATGcttattatcattttttcatccctttttttaaacatttatttaaaatgaaTTATACTTAAGTGGcataaaattttatgaaaattgcTCATCCTTCAActattgaattgtcaaaaaatttcCCATTGTTGCTTGAAAATATCAGGATTTGAGCTTCCTCTCGTTGCTTGTTGTGGATATGGTGGCATGTACAATTATAGCAGTAGTGTTGGTTGTGGAGGAACAATCACAGTCAATGGAAGCCAGATATTTGTTGGTTCATGTGACCGCCCCTCAGTTAGAGTAAATTGGGATGGGATTCACTATACAGAGGCTGCTAACAAGTTTGTTTTTGACCAAATTTCAACTGGAGCCTTTTCAGACCCACCAATACCCTTGAAAATGGCTTGTCACAACATTTAGATTCATAGGCACAGCTGCACAAGCACctatatataaatcaaaataatctTGTACTGCAAGTTGTTATGTACTCTTTAATTATCATCTCCCGTATAGATATTGGCTTAATTCTGAAATAGCTTGCTATGTACTTAAGATAGTCCTGTTGCAAATGCAGAGGCGTAAATATCTATTTGTTGTGTGTATAACCAAATAACAATGAGtttatgcaaaatagaaaaaaaaaaaaaaaaaaaaaaaaaaaaaaaaaaaaaaaaaaaaaaacaacaatcatatgagaacacaaaaatttacatGGTTTGCTTAAATGCATGGATAGTTTTGAGAAGAAAGTTTGATCAACAAAAGGAGATTACAAAAAGTGGTACCAAAACACACTCACAAAACCCAAATTCGAAATATTCCCAAAGAGCTCACTCACAAGAAGCAAGTGACTAGAGAAACCTGAAAATCTTTAGAATAAAGTCACAGCTTAAAACTCTACCAAAATAACATTAACAGGGAATAGAGAAAACCCTATTCTACATTTGCGGCTAGGTTTGCTTCACATGTAGCCGCGTAactagtgtatatatattaagggaaatgttaatggaTGCCCTAAGGTATATATAACTAGTGTAATAGTTtatgaactatttttagaaacattttacaaaaaaatgataatgcaattaatttttttgacagctttttatatttctcatgaaagTTGTGTCAAACTTTCccaatatagtttattaacaattgccttGAAAGTACCCGTTAACACGACCCATATATTAATTAGCATAAAATAGAAGTCGGCTAGGGTTGCTTTACATGTCTTACACGGAGTATAGCAAGTCTTGCATAGTTAAGACATCATGCTATGCACCCACGTGTAAACTTATTCAAGCCACCAATCATAAGCACATAAACTAGAATGAATAAATGATCACATTTAAATGAACtttggttttttcttcttcttcattttgattGTTTTGGAAGATTGGATGTGAAGCTATATGAATGGCAACCTTGTTTTCGGAGTACAATTCCTATTAAGATCTGTTAAGATGTTTTTGCTGGTGATCTCAAATAAAAGTTGCCGCCATTGATCTAAATTTTGCCATTGTTGATGAATGAGAAACGGTTGTTTGTTTCTTGGTCTTCTAGAAAGCAAGGTTTTtatctccttttttcttttctttttttgaggaattTCTAGTAAACAAGTGATTTTTACCAAGTAGTAATTGGTTTACGAGTGTCCCTATAGTTAGCCCACTCTGTGTCATAACATGTGTGCAATTGGATTAGACTATCAGATGTCATGAAATTCTTTAGCCtggtgttgggtttttttttttttctcgtcaTAATAACAAAATTTCCTATTaggattttatcatttttcgTACTAAAATATCTTTATACAgattcttaaactctctaaagTACCCCTATTTTCTATCAGATTGTGTCTAAATTTGGGTCTTTAGCATAAAACGACACCGCttctatgttttctttcttatttcttttgaaCTACAAGCTTGACAGTTGCAATGTTCTTGACAAGTTTCGACAAATTTCTATATTGGGTTAGTCTTCCTCAACACTTCCCTTGGAGTTGGGGTCGATATTCATGATACCCAACTTGCCAAGAAGAAATTCAGTTTGTGATTGTTAGCGTGCTTAACAAATTTGTTGGTTGTTAGTTTGTTGAGACATATCACAAAATCAAAGGGATGAAAAACTGTGTATTCTCATTAATTAGCAAGAGTGATTACATAAACTACATTTATACAAGAGTGTACAAGTGTGAAAGCAAAATAACTACCTAACAGAACTAACAACCTATCATACGTGCTAGCTACAGGACTAACAAACTCTCTCACGTGTTATCACTTAAGTGATAATCTAATTAACACTAAGCTACATGCCGTGTCGTTTGTCTATGCTCTGATATTGGTTGATTTGTGCTGTGACTACTACTATAGCTTCTGATCTTGCTAGCCTCTTCCCTGCTCTTGCTATTGATCTTGCTAGCCTCATCTGAACTCTAATACTTCCCCTCAAGATCAGCCGGTGTATGTATATTAAGCATCCCCATCCTACAAGTAAGATTTGAAAATTGATTGTAACTCAAAGCCTTAGTAAGCAGATCAGCCAATTGACAGTCTGTTCTAAAATGATTTAGTTTAATCACCTTCTCCAAGACTTTGTCCCTAACCACATGACAATCTATCTCTATGTGCTTTGTCCTCTCATGGAAGACTGAATTGAAGCCAATGTGCAGTGTAGCTTGACTGTCACAGAACAACAAGGCCTCTCTATCATGATTCATTCAAATGTCCTTGAGAAAATACAAGATCCACACTATCTCACATACTGCCATGGACCTGTACTTAGCTTTTGCTGAAGATCTTGAGACTATGGATTGCTTCTTAGACTTCCAAGACaccaaaaaatcaccaataaagaTGCTATAGCCTATCACAGATCTTCTAGTGTCAAGGCATGTAGCCCAATCTGCATATGCAAACCCTTTTAAGTGCAAATCTGTACTAGAAGAGAACATAAGCCCTTTGCCCGGTTCACCCTTCAGATATTGCAACACTCTATGTGCTACATCCAGGTGTGGTCTTCTTGGCTTGGACATAAATTGACTGAGTTTATGGACAACAAATGTAATATCAGGTCTAGTAATTGTTAAGTAAAAGAGCCTGCCCACAAGCCTTCTGTAATGACTAGGATCCTTGAGCTCCGCTCCTTCAAATTTGCTTAACTTCAAATTGTACTTCATAGATGTTTTAGCACATTTACATCCAAGTAGTCCAACATCATTGAGTAACTCAAGTGTGTATTTCCTTTAACAAAGGGCAATTCCTTTGTCTGATCTAGCAACCTCCAAGCCAAGGAAATATTTCAAATCACCCAAGTCTTTAAGCTTGAATTTATCATCTAACATGACCTTAAATCTGTCTACTTTAGCCTTATCATTGCAAGCTATCAAGACATCATCCACACAAACCAAAAGAACCATGAAAATGTCACCATGCTTTCTAGTAAACAAGGAGTAATTAGCTTTGGACTGAATGAAACCATGCTGAATCAAAGTGCTTGAAAACTTGGCAAACCATTACCTAGAAGCTTGCTTAAGGCCACAAAGGGACTTGTTAAGCTTACAAACAACCTCCCCCTGGCTGTGAAACCCCTGTGGAAGAGCCATATACACCTCTTCATCCAAATCACCATGGAGAAAGGCATTATTGACATCTAATTGACTAAGAAACCAACCCTTGATGGCAGCCACAACAAGAAGAACCTTAATCGAAACCATTTTAGCTACTGCAGAGAAAGTTTCAAAGTAATCAATACCCTCTTTTTGAGTAAATCCCTTAACCACTAACCTGGCTTTATACCTCTCAATAGAACCATCagttttatatttgattttgtaaaCCTACTTGCAGCCTATGGGCTTCTTACTAGCAGGCAAAGGTGTCAAAGTCCAGGTATTATTAGCTTCAAGAGCTAATAAACAGCCATAAACTTTGAGATGATTGTAATTTGGTGTCTTATGAAACAAAAGCTCAAAAGGTGTTTTATCATGCAACAAAGGAGAGGGAAGTCTATTAATGAGATAGGCAGCAGTCAAAACACAATCACCCCAAAATTGAGTAGGAACTTGAAACTGAATTTGTAATGCCCTTGCAATGGAAAGAAGGTGTTGGCATTTTCTCTCCATAACAGAATATTGTTGTGGAGTATAAACACAGCTATATTGGTGTATAATACCATGGGAATTAAGGAAATCAGACATGTCAAACTCTTTGGCATTATCAGTTCTAATAGACTTGATATTTTGACCAAATTGAGTGGCAACCATCGTGTAAAAAGATTGAAACAAAAGCCTAACATTAGATTTAGACTTCATTAAGAATAACCAAGTGGCTCGGGTTGCATCATCCACAATTGTCAAGAAATATTTGAAACCATCTAAAGTAGGAATGGAATAAGGACCCCAAACATCCATATGAACCAAATCAAAAGCACAAGCactgattttattattaaaagaaaaaggttatCTTTTAAGCTTGGCCATCAGAC is part of the Quercus robur chromosome 9, dhQueRobu3.1, whole genome shotgun sequence genome and harbors:
- the LOC126698205 gene encoding esterase-like isoform X17; translation: MESPTILKFKISLSFFCMLLLFASTLNPVLGLKNCNFPAIFNFGDSNSDTGGLSASLITVTPPYGETYFHKPAGRESDGRLMIDFMGGIFATLMPKGDYFSKALYTFDIGQNDLGEGFFGNMTIEEVNASIPDIVNKFSINVKNIYNLGARSFWIHNTGPIGCLPYIFANFPSAQRDNYGCAKSYNDVAQYFNHNLKEAIVQLRKDLPLAAITYVDVYSVKYSLFTKPKEYGFELPLVACCGYGGMYNYSSSVGCGGTITVNGSQIFVGSCDRPSVRVNWDGIHYTEAANKFVFDQISTGAFSDPPIPLKMACHNI